Proteins from a genomic interval of Bradyrhizobium sp. CCGB01:
- a CDS encoding RidA family protein — protein MSDITRIDQNARRSRASVFGDLVFLAGQVADTKTADITQQTKEALAKVDDMLARAGTDKSRLLSVQVWLKTMDDFDAMNAVYDAWVVPGNTPTRACGKVELADPAFRIEVIAIAARS, from the coding sequence ATGTCGGATATCACCCGCATCGACCAGAACGCCCGCCGCAGCCGCGCCTCCGTGTTCGGCGATCTCGTCTTCCTCGCAGGGCAAGTCGCGGACACCAAGACCGCCGACATCACCCAGCAGACAAAAGAGGCCTTGGCCAAGGTCGATGACATGCTGGCGCGCGCCGGCACCGACAAGTCGCGCCTGCTCAGCGTGCAGGTCTGGCTCAAGACCATGGACGACTTCGACGCCATGAACGCGGTCTATGATGCCTGGGTCGTGCCCGGCAATACGCCGACCCGCGCCTGTGGCAAGGTCGAGCTCGCCGATCCCGCCTTCCGCATCGAAGTGATCGCGATCGCCGCGCGCAGTTGA
- a CDS encoding NAD(P)-dependent oxidoreductase, which translates to MRALFVDANDTLAAVTDKLLASQKLPVSINRNPSIKPDDLPGLLGDAEIMIVDHTAVPTAIAEKCKALKHVVFLGTGARSYMNPEELGERGISVHTIKGYGDTAVAECAIALMWASARNFGEMDRGMREGNWLRRDAMQLTGKTLGLIGFGGIAAEAARMAAGCGMKVIAWNRTPKSHPGVEFVSLEKLLAESHVISLHLLLNDETKGFLSRERIAQMRPGSILINTARGAVVDEDAMLDALRSGHIAHAGLDVFTVEPLPAGHPVTKLPNVTLSAHSAFRTPEASDNLIGAALDHCRRIIATGK; encoded by the coding sequence GTGCGCGCCCTATTCGTCGATGCGAACGACACCCTGGCGGCGGTGACCGACAAGCTGCTGGCCTCGCAGAAGCTGCCGGTCAGCATCAATCGCAATCCCTCGATCAAGCCTGACGATCTGCCCGGCCTGCTCGGCGATGCCGAGATCATGATCGTCGACCACACGGCCGTGCCGACCGCGATTGCCGAGAAGTGCAAGGCGCTGAAGCATGTCGTCTTCCTCGGCACCGGCGCGCGCAGCTACATGAATCCGGAAGAGCTTGGCGAGCGCGGCATCTCCGTCCACACCATCAAGGGTTATGGCGATACGGCCGTGGCCGAATGCGCGATCGCGCTGATGTGGGCCTCCGCGCGCAACTTCGGCGAGATGGACCGCGGCATGCGCGAGGGCAATTGGCTGCGCCGCGACGCGATGCAGCTCACCGGCAAGACGCTCGGCCTGATCGGCTTCGGCGGCATCGCCGCGGAAGCCGCGCGCATGGCGGCGGGCTGCGGCATGAAGGTGATCGCCTGGAACAGGACGCCGAAGTCGCATCCGGGCGTCGAGTTCGTGTCGCTGGAGAAGCTGCTGGCCGAGAGCCACGTCATCTCGCTGCATCTTCTGCTCAACGACGAGACCAAGGGTTTTCTGTCGCGCGAGCGCATCGCCCAGATGCGTCCCGGCAGCATTCTGATCAACACCGCGCGGGGCGCGGTCGTCGACGAGGACGCGATGCTCGATGCGCTCCGTTCGGGCCACATCGCCCACGCCGGCCTCGACGTCTTCACTGTCGAGCCGCTGCCCGCAGGTCATCCCGTGACAAAGCTGCCGAACGTGACGCTGTCGGCGCATTCGGCGTTCCGCACGCCCGAGGCGAGCGACAACCTCATTGGCGCGGCGCTCGATCACTGCCGCCGCATCATCGCCACCGGCAAGTAA
- a CDS encoding transporter substrate-binding domain-containing protein, translating into MNRRDALTKVALAGAAIAAVSSSAKADAPASTLDRIKKNGVLRVAVIVGQEPYFHKDLATNEWSGACIEMAKDIAGKLGAKLETLESTWGNQILDLQADKVDLAFAVNPTPERALVIDFSTPILVHSFTVITKKGFAKPQTWAELNKPEVKIAVDIGSTHETIARRYCPKATILGFKNRDEAILAVATGRADCNVSLAVLSVSTLKKNPNLGDLAIPRPLLTLPTNMGIRAESDRRYKDFLSAWADYNRSMGQTREWMLKGFEAVGLTADDLPSEVQF; encoded by the coding sequence ATGAATCGCAGGGACGCTCTCACCAAAGTCGCGCTCGCGGGCGCAGCGATTGCCGCCGTGAGCAGCTCGGCCAAGGCCGACGCGCCGGCCTCCACGCTCGACCGCATCAAGAAGAATGGCGTGCTCCGCGTCGCCGTCATCGTCGGACAGGAGCCCTACTTCCATAAGGACCTCGCCACCAACGAATGGTCGGGCGCCTGCATCGAGATGGCCAAGGACATCGCCGGCAAGCTCGGCGCCAAGCTCGAGACGCTGGAATCGACCTGGGGCAACCAGATCCTCGACCTCCAGGCCGACAAGGTCGACCTCGCCTTCGCCGTGAACCCGACGCCGGAACGCGCGCTGGTGATCGACTTCTCGACGCCGATCCTGGTGCACTCCTTCACCGTCATCACCAAGAAGGGCTTCGCCAAGCCGCAGACCTGGGCCGAGCTCAACAAGCCCGAGGTCAAGATCGCCGTCGACATCGGTTCGACCCACGAGACGATCGCGCGCCGCTACTGCCCGAAGGCAACCATCCTCGGTTTCAAGAACCGCGACGAGGCGATCCTGGCGGTCGCGACGGGACGCGCCGATTGCAACGTCTCGCTGGCGGTGCTCTCGGTCTCGACGCTGAAGAAGAATCCGAACCTCGGCGATCTCGCGATCCCGCGCCCGCTGCTGACGCTGCCGACCAATATGGGCATCCGCGCCGAGAGCGATCGCCGCTACAAGGATTTCCTCAGCGCCTGGGCCGACTACAACCGCTCGATGGGCCAGACCCGCGAATGGATGTTGAAGGGTTTCGAAGCGGTCGGCCTCACCGCCGACGATCTCCCGAGCGAAGTGCAGTTCTGA
- a CDS encoding amino acid ABC transporter permease has protein sequence MYVWDFAALKPYWGLIWQGLLVTLFYTVTTVVAGLVIGLFVGILRTTAPRWVTVPLRFYIEVFRCTPLLVQLIWVYYALPVLIGVDMSPAMACFIALSLYAGSFYAEIFRGGIEAVDTGQWEAGRAIGMRRGRIFRRIVLPQATQVMIPSFINQTIMQLKNTSLVSVVAVGDLLYQGTVITASSYKPLEVYTTIAVLYFVVLFPLTLVADRVELKMGAHR, from the coding sequence ATGTACGTCTGGGACTTCGCGGCGCTGAAGCCGTATTGGGGCCTGATCTGGCAAGGGCTCCTGGTCACACTGTTCTACACGGTGACCACGGTGGTCGCGGGTCTCGTGATCGGACTGTTCGTCGGCATCCTCAGGACGACGGCACCGCGCTGGGTCACGGTGCCGCTGCGTTTCTATATCGAGGTGTTCCGCTGCACGCCGCTGCTGGTGCAGCTGATCTGGGTCTATTACGCCCTGCCCGTCCTGATCGGCGTCGACATGTCGCCGGCGATGGCGTGCTTCATCGCGCTGTCGCTCTACGCCGGCTCGTTCTATGCGGAAATCTTCCGCGGCGGCATCGAGGCCGTTGACACCGGCCAGTGGGAAGCCGGCCGCGCCATCGGCATGCGCCGCGGCAGGATCTTCCGCCGCATCGTGCTGCCGCAGGCGACCCAGGTGATGATCCCCTCCTTCATCAACCAGACCATCATGCAGCTCAAGAACACCTCGCTGGTGTCGGTGGTTGCGGTCGGCGACCTGCTTTACCAGGGCACCGTGATCACCGCGTCGAGCTACAAGCCGCTCGAAGTCTACACCACGATCGCCGTGCTCTATTTCGTCGTGCTGTTCCCGCTGACGCTGGTCGCGGACCGGGTCGAGCTGAAGATGGGAGCGCATCGATGA
- a CDS encoding amino acid ABC transporter ATP-binding protein, which translates to MNANRATLVASNIHKAFGDHEVLKGVSLSVARGEVVTLIGASGSGKSTFLRCLNLLEMPQQGELAIGTHTFAFGKGMRAAGDAQLALLRRSVGMVFQHFNLFPHMSVLANVTEGPVQVKGMAQAEANALGRDLLAKVGLADKADAFPSRLSGGQKQRVAIARALAMKPDVMLFDEPTSALDPELVGEVLSVIRSLAAEGMTMVLVTHEMAFAADVSTRVGFMNDGIMAEIGTPEETIRQPRSERLKAFLSRFHETH; encoded by the coding sequence ATGAACGCGAACCGCGCGACGCTGGTCGCGAGCAACATCCACAAGGCATTCGGCGATCACGAGGTGCTCAAGGGCGTCTCGCTCTCGGTCGCGCGCGGCGAGGTCGTCACCCTGATCGGTGCCTCCGGCTCCGGCAAGTCCACCTTCCTGCGCTGCCTGAACCTGCTCGAAATGCCGCAGCAGGGCGAGCTCGCGATCGGCACGCATACATTCGCCTTTGGCAAGGGCATGCGCGCCGCGGGCGATGCCCAGCTCGCGCTGCTCCGCCGCAGCGTCGGCATGGTGTTCCAGCATTTTAATCTGTTCCCGCACATGTCGGTGCTCGCCAACGTCACCGAGGGCCCGGTGCAGGTGAAGGGCATGGCGCAGGCAGAAGCCAACGCGCTCGGCCGCGACCTGCTCGCAAAAGTCGGCCTCGCCGACAAGGCCGATGCGTTTCCGAGCCGCCTGTCCGGCGGCCAGAAGCAGCGCGTCGCCATCGCCCGTGCGCTCGCGATGAAGCCCGACGTGATGCTGTTCGACGAGCCGACCTCCGCGCTCGACCCCGAGCTCGTCGGCGAGGTGCTCTCCGTGATCCGCAGCCTGGCTGCCGAAGGCATGACCATGGTGCTGGTCACGCACGAGATGGCCTTCGCCGCCGACGTCTCCACCCGCGTCGGCTTCATGAACGACGGCATCATGGCAGAGATCGGCACACCGGAAGAAACCATCCGCCAGCCACGCAGCGAGCGGCTGAAGGCATTCTTGAGCCGGTTTCACGAGACGCACTAA
- a CDS encoding aspartate/glutamate racemase family protein: MKLRGGFTNYGETIGILMLDTKFPRPRGDIGNALSYDFPVRYKIVRGAHATKIMGDHPDPALLDPFIAAARELESEGVKAITTSCGFLAPFQKQLAAAVNIPVFTSSLIQAPLIHAMLPPGKVIGVFTERGHHMNDGHFRGVGWSQDDIPVQVQGMKPDAQFPATYILGREELDTDVLRAEMIEMTEAFMASCKNPGAILFECTNMCPFSRDVAEVSNLPVFDINTLINFFYRAAHPVPFLS; encoded by the coding sequence ATGAAACTCCGTGGCGGCTTCACGAACTACGGCGAGACGATCGGCATCCTGATGCTCGACACGAAGTTTCCGCGTCCGCGCGGCGACATCGGCAATGCGCTCTCCTATGATTTTCCCGTGCGCTACAAGATCGTGCGCGGTGCGCACGCGACCAAGATCATGGGCGATCACCCCGACCCGGCCCTGCTCGATCCGTTCATCGCGGCGGCGCGCGAGCTGGAGTCCGAGGGCGTCAAGGCGATCACGACAAGCTGCGGTTTCCTCGCCCCATTCCAGAAGCAGCTCGCCGCTGCGGTGAACATCCCGGTCTTCACCTCGAGCCTGATCCAGGCCCCGCTGATCCACGCCATGCTGCCGCCGGGCAAGGTCATCGGCGTCTTCACCGAGCGCGGCCATCACATGAATGACGGCCATTTCCGCGGCGTCGGCTGGTCGCAGGACGACATCCCCGTCCAGGTCCAGGGCATGAAGCCCGATGCGCAATTCCCGGCCACCTACATTCTCGGGCGGGAGGAACTGGACACCGACGTGCTGCGCGCCGAGATGATCGAGATGACGGAAGCTTTCATGGCGTCCTGCAAAAATCCCGGCGCGATCCTGTTCGAGTGCACCAACATGTGCCCGTTCTCGCGGGACGTCGCCGAGGTCTCGAACCTGCCGGTGTTCGACATCAACACCCTGATCAACTTCTTCTATCGCGCGGCCCATCCGGTGCCGTTCCTGAGCTGA
- a CDS encoding universal stress protein, translated as MYRHILIPTDGSELAERGVAQGLALAKSLGATATIIFVVEPFSEVSSRFLEAVVAYVEFRKQQATSVLDSTANAARTAGVSCQTLQVESGQPHQAIIAAAADKGCDLIVMSSHGRSGVAALLIGSVTSKVLTHAKIPVLVCP; from the coding sequence ATGTACCGGCATATTCTCATTCCGACAGACGGGTCTGAGCTAGCAGAGCGTGGAGTAGCGCAGGGGTTGGCGCTGGCGAAATCCCTTGGAGCCACGGCAACCATCATCTTCGTTGTGGAACCATTCTCTGAAGTGTCGAGCCGGTTCCTTGAGGCCGTCGTAGCCTATGTCGAGTTCCGCAAGCAGCAGGCCACGAGCGTGCTCGATAGTACGGCAAATGCAGCCAGGACGGCCGGAGTCTCGTGCCAGACGCTTCAAGTGGAGAGCGGGCAACCCCATCAAGCCATCATCGCTGCCGCCGCAGATAAGGGATGCGATCTCATCGTCATGTCGTCGCACGGGCGCAGCGGAGTTGCCGCGCTTCTCATCGGTAGCGTGACGAGCAAGGTGCTGACGCACGCGAAGATACCCGTGCTGGTCTGTCCATGA
- a CDS encoding universal stress protein encodes MYAHILLSTDGSDVARHGLEHGIALAKALKAKVTVIAVTEPLPIDYGSGHASGWIPSQQEIDAFDAASKQRADKFLGEARAMAEQAGISAKLLHVPNAHPATTIIATAKSAGCDLIVMGSHGRRGLKKLFLGSQTSEVLADGSVPVLVVH; translated from the coding sequence ATGTACGCCCATATTCTCTTGAGCACGGATGGATCGGATGTCGCGCGGCACGGCCTCGAGCATGGAATTGCATTGGCCAAGGCACTGAAGGCCAAAGTGACGGTCATCGCCGTAACGGAACCGCTGCCGATCGACTACGGAAGCGGACATGCCTCTGGCTGGATACCCTCCCAGCAGGAAATTGATGCCTTCGACGCGGCCTCCAAACAGCGTGCGGACAAATTCCTCGGTGAAGCGCGCGCCATGGCGGAGCAGGCCGGAATATCTGCAAAGCTCTTACATGTTCCAAATGCGCACCCGGCCACCACGATTATCGCAACGGCAAAGTCCGCAGGTTGCGACTTGATCGTCATGGGCTCACATGGGCGTCGGGGTCTCAAGAAGCTATTCCTCGGGAGTCAAACATCGGAGGTCCTGGCGGACGGAAGCGTGCCGGTGCTGGTCGTCCACTGA
- a CDS encoding (2Fe-2S)-binding protein, translating into MIELTVNGIKREVDVVPEMPLLWVLRDELGITSPKYGCGVAQCGACTVQIDGAAVRSCQARIGDLAGRAVVTLEGLDNRDQHPVLQAWIEHQVPQCGYCQTGQIMQAISLLGLIEKPTDEDINEVMSGNLCRCGTYPRIRTAIHAAAAKMAEK; encoded by the coding sequence ATGATCGAGCTCACGGTCAATGGGATCAAGCGCGAGGTCGACGTTGTTCCCGAGATGCCCCTGCTCTGGGTGCTCCGCGACGAGCTCGGTATCACCAGTCCGAAATACGGGTGCGGGGTCGCGCAATGCGGCGCCTGCACCGTGCAGATCGACGGAGCGGCGGTGCGATCCTGTCAGGCGCGCATCGGTGATCTCGCCGGCAGGGCCGTCGTCACGCTCGAAGGGCTGGACAATCGAGACCAGCACCCGGTGCTCCAGGCCTGGATCGAACATCAGGTCCCGCAGTGCGGCTACTGCCAGACCGGCCAGATCATGCAGGCCATTTCGCTGCTTGGATTGATCGAGAAGCCGACGGACGAGGACATCAACGAGGTGATGTCGGGTAATCTCTGCCGCTGCGGGACCTATCCCCGCATCCGCACCGCGATCCATGCGGCCGCTGCAAAGATGGCGGAGAAGTGA
- a CDS encoding xanthine dehydrogenase family protein molybdopterin-binding subunit yields MGEIQRLSRRAFVFGSAAIAGGIAFGAFGDAAQAATASDNPLAVGLGPDAVTFNPWVEISPEKITLIAQHADIGQGVGSVQPIMIAEEMDLDPGQFEMRFAGPSPAYFNTGFADEFAPFVAADQSPAAEEARAATLEWLRKAGLQMTGGSSTIPDTYEKLRVAGAVARETLKAAAAKRSGVAVTDLRTQSGHVILPDGKKIAYVELAAEASRIPPVLDAKPRDPSKWRMLGKPMTRLDVRAKVMGELKFGIDMKMDGMLYASVKLNPNKGQPLKSYDASKAQAMPGVKKILEIKNGVAVIATNSWYAIKAADAITCEWAPSVYPAEQADHWKVLESSFKPEFLGKEWRKIGDIEAGLKTGKLVEAEYRAPYVAHQPLEPLNGIGLVTDKGMEIWVSHQSPRFVQSVAATAIGLAPEQVTFHNQWAGGSFGHRLEYENVRVLAEIANQMKGTPIKLVFSREEDFLQDIPRQIAIARHRGSIDNGKIVAADLQLASTAPLKGLLERSGTPSKDPDGQLAAGLWNVYYDIPNFRATSYEAQGLSPSTTWRSVGASTSGFFTESFIDELIHAAGLDPMKARIAMCTVPTYRKVLETVAEMSDWKGPLGNGRGRGVAFVESFGTPTAEVVEVTKTERGIRIDKVWIAVDVGKVVDPVNFENQVQGGVIWGLGHAINCELTYAKGAVQQTNYNHHEAMRIYQCPVIEVRGLENDPKVRGVGEPPVPPAAPALANAIFAATGQRIREMPFNKFIDFV; encoded by the coding sequence ATGGGCGAGATCCAAAGGCTGTCCCGCCGCGCTTTCGTTTTCGGCTCCGCCGCCATCGCCGGCGGCATCGCATTCGGCGCCTTTGGCGATGCCGCGCAAGCCGCGACGGCCAGCGACAATCCTCTGGCCGTCGGACTTGGGCCTGACGCCGTGACCTTCAATCCCTGGGTCGAGATCAGTCCCGAAAAAATCACGCTCATCGCGCAGCACGCCGATATCGGCCAGGGCGTCGGCTCGGTGCAGCCGATCATGATCGCCGAAGAGATGGACCTCGATCCCGGCCAGTTCGAGATGCGCTTCGCAGGGCCGAGCCCCGCCTACTTCAACACCGGCTTCGCAGACGAGTTCGCGCCGTTCGTGGCCGCGGACCAGAGTCCGGCCGCCGAGGAAGCGCGCGCCGCCACGCTCGAATGGCTGAGGAAGGCCGGCCTGCAAATGACGGGCGGGTCGAGCACGATCCCCGACACCTATGAAAAGCTTCGCGTTGCCGGCGCAGTCGCGCGCGAGACGCTGAAGGCGGCCGCCGCCAAACGATCGGGCGTTGCTGTGACCGACCTCCGCACCCAATCCGGCCATGTGATCCTGCCCGACGGGAAGAAAATTGCCTATGTCGAGCTTGCGGCGGAAGCTTCAAGGATTCCGCCGGTGCTCGACGCGAAGCCGCGCGACCCGTCGAAATGGCGCATGCTGGGCAAGCCGATGACGCGGCTCGACGTTCGCGCCAAGGTCATGGGCGAGCTGAAATTCGGCATCGATATGAAGATGGACGGCATGCTCTACGCCTCCGTCAAGCTGAACCCCAACAAGGGGCAGCCGCTGAAATCGTACGACGCGAGCAAGGCGCAGGCGATGCCGGGGGTCAAGAAGATCCTCGAAATCAAGAACGGCGTCGCGGTGATCGCGACGAACAGCTGGTACGCGATCAAGGCGGCCGACGCCATCACATGCGAATGGGCGCCCTCGGTGTATCCTGCCGAGCAGGCCGACCATTGGAAGGTTCTGGAATCCTCGTTCAAGCCGGAATTTCTCGGCAAGGAGTGGCGGAAGATCGGCGATATCGAAGCTGGCCTGAAGACCGGCAAACTCGTCGAGGCCGAGTATCGCGCACCCTACGTGGCGCATCAGCCGCTCGAGCCGCTGAACGGCATCGGCCTCGTCACCGACAAGGGGATGGAGATCTGGGTCAGCCATCAGAGCCCCCGCTTCGTGCAGTCCGTCGCGGCGACCGCAATCGGTCTCGCGCCGGAACAGGTCACCTTCCACAATCAGTGGGCTGGTGGAAGTTTTGGTCACCGTCTCGAGTACGAGAACGTCCGCGTTCTCGCCGAGATCGCAAACCAGATGAAGGGAACACCGATCAAGCTGGTGTTCTCGCGCGAAGAGGATTTCCTCCAGGACATTCCGCGACAGATTGCGATCGCCCGGCATCGCGGCAGCATCGACAACGGCAAGATCGTCGCAGCCGACCTGCAACTGGCTTCGACTGCCCCGCTCAAAGGGCTGCTCGAGCGTTCGGGCACACCCTCGAAGGATCCCGACGGGCAATTGGCCGCCGGCCTGTGGAACGTCTACTACGACATCCCCAATTTCCGGGCGACGAGCTACGAGGCGCAAGGATTATCGCCGAGCACGACTTGGCGGTCGGTCGGCGCCTCGACATCGGGTTTCTTCACCGAGAGCTTCATCGACGAGCTGATCCATGCGGCGGGTCTCGATCCTATGAAGGCGCGCATCGCGATGTGCACCGTGCCGACCTACCGCAAGGTGCTGGAGACGGTCGCAGAGATGTCGGACTGGAAGGGTCCGCTCGGCAACGGCAGGGGCCGCGGCGTGGCGTTCGTTGAGTCCTTCGGCACACCGACAGCCGAGGTCGTCGAGGTCACGAAGACGGAGCGCGGCATCAGGATCGACAAGGTCTGGATCGCGGTCGATGTCGGCAAGGTCGTCGATCCCGTCAACTTCGAGAACCAGGTTCAGGGCGGCGTCATCTGGGGGCTCGGCCACGCCATCAACTGCGAGCTCACTTACGCCAAGGGCGCGGTGCAACAGACCAATTACAATCACCACGAAGCGATGCGGATCTACCAATGTCCCGTCATCGAAGTGCGCGGGCTTGAGAACGACCCCAAGGTGAGAGGTGTTGGAGAGCCGCCCGTTCCGCCGGCCGCGCCCGCACTTGCGAATGCGATCTTCGCGGCGACCGGGCAGCGCATCCGCGAAATGCCCTTCAACAAGTTCATCGATTTCGTGTGA
- a CDS encoding metallophosphoesterase produces MKFAAIADVHGNRPALEAVLADIATLGIDEVVNLGDHVSGPLEAARTADLLMERGFPSIQGDQDRILLELRQAGTSARSDFRELERKHFEWMASMPSTLTYQERVFLCHGSPRDDAAFWLDHIAGDGCARPSGIDAIEAGAEGIDAEIILCAHTHIPRIVRLRDGRLVVNPGSVGLPGYDGKLPVPYVVEVGTPHACYAILEHVGGGWSATIRYVPYDTTAMAALARSKGMLTWASAIATGWVQGGDR; encoded by the coding sequence ATGAAGTTTGCTGCCATCGCGGATGTACACGGGAATCGACCTGCACTTGAAGCCGTCCTTGCGGACATCGCCACGCTCGGCATCGACGAGGTCGTGAACCTCGGCGATCATGTCAGCGGCCCGCTGGAAGCGGCCCGAACCGCAGATTTGCTGATGGAGCGGGGCTTTCCGTCCATACAAGGTGATCAGGATCGAATCCTGCTGGAGCTCCGGCAGGCCGGCACCTCGGCGCGCAGCGATTTTCGTGAGCTCGAGCGCAAGCATTTCGAGTGGATGGCCAGCATGCCATCCACGCTCACGTACCAGGAACGGGTCTTCCTGTGCCATGGATCGCCAAGGGATGACGCTGCTTTCTGGCTCGACCACATCGCCGGCGACGGCTGTGCGCGTCCGAGCGGGATTGACGCTATTGAGGCCGGAGCCGAGGGGATCGACGCCGAGATCATCCTGTGCGCCCACACGCACATTCCGAGAATCGTTCGCCTGAGAGATGGCCGGCTGGTCGTGAATCCCGGCAGCGTCGGGTTGCCCGGCTATGACGGGAAATTGCCCGTTCCCTACGTGGTCGAAGTCGGCACGCCGCACGCTTGCTACGCTATTCTGGAGCACGTCGGAGGAGGATGGTCAGCGACAATCCGCTACGTGCCCTACGACACCACAGCCATGGCCGCACTGGCGCGCAGCAAGGGAATGCTCACCTGGGCGAGCGCGATTGCGACGGGGTGGGTGCAAGGCGGAGACAGATAG
- a CDS encoding GMC family oxidoreductase, translating to MYDFIIVGGGSAGSVLAHRLSAKSANKVLLCEAGQDTPPGNEPAEIRDSYPGTAYFDPRFHWTDLKVTTQIVSHNNPNEGRPPLRKYEQARVLGGGSSINGQMANRGAPTDYDEWDARGAEGWRWKDVLPYFKKVERDLDFDGPYHGKDGRIPVRRIPREHWTRHSQAFAEAFQQAGHQFLPDQNGEFVDGFFPVTHSNQAEQRVSAAMGYLDRDTRKRTNLTISTNTQVRELLFEGTQCVGVKAVVDGREQEFRGREIILSSGAIHSPAHLLRAGIGPVGHLKDMGIPVLMGLAGVGQRLMDHPSISLSSFVRRGARMNEHTRRHMQLGLRYSSGLSGVPKGDMFVVLLSKSAWHAVGEQIGSLLTFVNKTYSETGQVKLASRDPAAEPIVEFNLLSDRRDLDRLMSGFRKMAAVQMSDVVKTVTDKPFPAAYTDKVRKIGVVNTKNKILTKIAATLMDGPAALRHYLIDNFVVEGFTFDDVMNDDEALEAFVRKATIGVWHASCSCRMGRADDPMAVVDNQGRVKGIQGLRVVDASIFPVVPCANTNFPVLMSAEKIAAAMVQ from the coding sequence GTGTACGACTTCATCATCGTGGGCGGCGGCTCGGCGGGGTCCGTGCTGGCCCACCGACTCTCCGCGAAGAGCGCCAACAAGGTCCTGCTGTGCGAAGCCGGACAGGACACACCGCCGGGCAACGAGCCCGCCGAGATCAGGGACAGCTATCCCGGCACAGCCTATTTCGACCCGCGCTTCCACTGGACCGATCTCAAGGTCACGACGCAAATCGTCAGCCACAACAATCCGAACGAAGGGCGTCCGCCCTTGCGGAAATACGAGCAGGCGCGCGTGCTGGGCGGCGGCTCGTCGATCAACGGCCAGATGGCCAATCGCGGCGCACCAACCGACTATGATGAATGGGACGCGCGGGGTGCCGAAGGCTGGCGCTGGAAGGACGTGCTGCCCTACTTCAAGAAGGTCGAGCGCGACCTCGATTTCGACGGGCCGTACCACGGCAAGGACGGCCGAATTCCGGTCCGCAGAATTCCGCGGGAGCACTGGACACGGCATTCGCAGGCATTCGCCGAGGCCTTCCAGCAGGCGGGCCATCAATTCCTGCCCGACCAGAACGGCGAGTTCGTCGACGGCTTCTTCCCGGTGACGCATTCCAACCAGGCCGAGCAACGCGTCTCGGCCGCGATGGGCTATCTCGATCGGGACACGCGCAAGCGCACCAACCTCACGATCTCCACCAACACGCAGGTTCGGGAGTTGCTGTTCGAGGGCACGCAATGCGTCGGCGTGAAGGCTGTGGTCGACGGACGCGAGCAGGAGTTTCGCGGCCGCGAGATCATCCTCTCCAGCGGCGCGATCCACTCGCCGGCGCATCTGTTGCGCGCCGGCATCGGTCCGGTCGGCCACCTCAAGGATATGGGCATTCCCGTCCTGATGGGGCTGGCGGGCGTCGGCCAGCGCCTGATGGATCATCCATCGATCTCGCTGTCGTCCTTTGTCCGCCGTGGCGCACGCATGAACGAGCATACCAGGCGTCACATGCAGCTTGGCCTGCGTTATTCGTCCGGGCTATCAGGCGTACCGAAGGGCGACATGTTCGTCGTCCTGCTCAGCAAATCGGCCTGGCACGCGGTCGGCGAGCAGATCGGCTCGCTGCTGACCTTCGTCAACAAGACCTATTCCGAGACCGGACAGGTCAAGCTTGCCTCGCGCGATCCCGCGGCCGAGCCGATCGTCGAGTTCAATTTGCTGTCCGACCGGCGCGACCTCGATCGCCTGATGAGCGGCTTCCGCAAGATGGCGGCCGTGCAGATGAGCGACGTCGTGAAGACTGTGACGGACAAGCCGTTCCCGGCCGCCTACACCGACAAGGTCCGCAAGATCGGCGTGGTCAATACCAAGAACAAGATCCTGACAAAGATCGCCGCAACCTTGATGGACGGGCCGGCGGCGCTGCGGCACTATCTGATCGACAATTTCGTGGTGGAAGGTTTCACCTTCGATGACGTGATGAACGACGACGAGGCGCTCGAAGCCTTCGTCCGCAAGGCGACCATCGGCGTGTGGCACGCCTCGTGCTCATGCCGCATGGGCCGGGCCGACGATCCGATGGCGGTGGTCGACAATCAGGGCCGCGTCAAGGGCATCCAGGGTCTGCGCGTCGTCGACGCCTCCATCTTCCCGGTGGTGCCTTGCGCCAACACCAATTTCCCGGTGCTGATGTCGGCGGAGAAGATCGCGGCAGCGATGGTGCAGTAA